In Sphaeramia orbicularis chromosome 5, fSphaOr1.1, whole genome shotgun sequence, a genomic segment contains:
- the usp48 gene encoding ubiquitin carboxyl-terminal hydrolase 48 isoform X1, whose protein sequence is MAPRLQLEKAAWRWVETVKPEEISWEHIELAYRINLPACKRGACRRNCKGNPNCLVGIGEQAWLGEIDENAFHNIDDPNSERRDKNTFVGLTNLGATCYVNTFLQVWFHNLELRRSLYQCHNSRAQEHNSESDYEPQSICEHLQYLFALLQNSNRKYIDPSGLVKALGLDTGQQQDAQEFSKLFLSLLEDTLSKQKNPNLQNVIQRQFCGQFSYVTVCNQCGRSSALPSRFYELELNIQGHKNLTECVTEFLKEEKLDGDNRYFCESCQSKQNATRRIRLHSLPPTLNLQLMRFVFDRQTGHKKKLNTFISFPEQLDMGPFLEGKSDQRCVYELSAVLIHRGISAYSGHYIAHVKDARTSDWYKFNDEEIEKMEGKKLQLGIEEDIAETVKSQTRKPKCGKGYHCSRNAYMLVYKVQEEESSDPSRASVEVPAFLQRLVDQDNHKFEEWCCEMADMRKQSVDKGKAKHEEVKELYELLPAKDGEPYEFISLDWLKKWLDDATATKEIDNSLFLCSHGKLHPDNVGESKRVSLQAAKLLYERYGGGPRLDSSSLCRECVGQRCRVLRLKNQLNEDYKEVSNLVKRTLSGEGYWVGKASLRSWRQLALEQLEEDEHKTKHSNGETNGQGPHSNSSKEFSSELSEGNEEEMKTFNEDIVCSHGGLSIMDTERKLVSTEVWTKLRAYFAKAPEFTQSQEPCQQCLTLEQEEKDNEAVSKMMALDQKNQLLNLFHEKNRPTLTKWPQGTDVLYVVPLFFVDEWRKFIRRPTKSSPVSNVGNSLLLCPHGGFMFTYDSLVNGDAQHIALLWPSEWEVISRLFIVDHSISIHLSQQTTPTGPTTQYTTQPDLCWECREGFLFQQQRDLREYTQATIYIRKVIEDKRMIKEAAPELNASSSEAEEDKEEQPKVDGEKDPDFGQSQDGAKRQKLSDSSPAVAPVISNSSLTKQGGIRRSTRHRKLRGEKALIVSANQTLKELKIQIMHAFSVAPFDQNLSIDGKSLTDDTATLGSLGVIPESIICLKADEPIADYAAMDDVYQVRMPEEGFKGTGLLGH, encoded by the exons ATGGCACCCCGTTTGCAGCTAGAGAAAGCAGCCTGGCGTTGGGTGGAAACTGTGAAACCAGAAGAAATTAGCTGGGAGCATATCGAACTAGCATATCGTATTAACCTCCCGGCCTGCAAGAGAGGAGCCTGCAG GAGAAATTGCAAAGGAAACCCAAACTGTCTTGTGGGTATTGGTGAACAGGCATGGCTCGGGGAGATTGATGAAAATGCGTTCCACAATATTGACGACCCAAACTCGGAGCGTCGGGACAAG AACACGTTTGTTGGCCTGACCAATTTGGGGGCAACATGTTATGTGAATACGTTTCTGCAAGTATGGTTCCACAACCTGGAGCTGCGAAGGAGTCTCTATCAATGCCACAACTCCAGAGCACAGGAACACAATTCAGAGTCTG ATTATGAGCCTCAGTCCATCTGTGAGCATCTGCAATATCTGTTTGCACTTCTGCAGAACAGCAACAGGAAGTACATCGACCCATCAGGGCTGGTGAAGGCTCTGGGTCTGGACACGGGACAGCAGCAG GATGCTCAGGAGTTTTCCAAACTCTTCCTGTCTCTACTGGAGGACACGCTGTCCAAACAGAAGAACCCGAACCTGCAGAATGTTATCCAGCGGCAGTTCTGTGGACAGTTCTCCTATGTTACTGT CTGTAACCAGTGTGGACGATCGTCTGCACTGCCGTCCCGATTCTATGAGCTCGAGCTGAATATCCAGGGCCACAAAAACCTGACTGAGTGTGTCACAGAGTTCCTGAAG GAGGAGAAGCTGGACGGAGATAACCGATATTTCTGTGAGAGCTGTCAGAGTAAACAGAATGCAACTAGAAGGATTCGATTGCACAGCCTCCCTCCGACGCTCAACCTGCAGCTCATGCGCTTCGTTTTTGACAG ACAAACAGGCCACAAGAAGAAGCTGAACACGTTCATCAGTTTCCCAGAGCAGTTGGACATGGGGCCTTTTTTAGAAGGAAAATCAG ACCAGAGGTGTGTGTACGAGCTGAGTGCGGTGCTGATCCACCGAGGCATTAGTGCCTACTCGGGTCACTACATTGCCCATGTAAAGGATGCCCGAACCAGCGACTGGTATAAGTTCAACGATGAGGAAATCGAGAAGATGGAGGGAAAGAAACTGCAGCTTGGCATCGAGGAGGACATTG CGGAGACAGTGAAGTCCCAGACCAGAAAGCCAAAGTGTGGTAAAGGCTACCACTGCTCCAGGAACGCCTACATGTTGGTATACAAGGTCCAAGAGGAGGAGAGCTCAGATCCCTCCAGGGCCAGTGTCGAGGTTCCAG CCTTCCTTCAGAGGCTGGTGGACCAAGACAACCACAAGTTTGAGGAGTGGTGCTGTGAGATGGCCGACATGAGAAAGCAAAGCGTTGATAAGGGCAAAGCCAAGCATGAGGAGGTGAAGGAGCTCTACGAACTTTTACCTGCAAAAGACG GCGAACCATATGAGTTCATCTCTCTGGACTGGCTAAAGAAGTGGCTGGACGACGCCACTGCTACGAAGGAAATTGACAACTCCCTGTTTCTCTGTTCACATGGGAAACTCCATCCTGACAATGTGGGAGAGTCCAAGAGAGTTTCTCTGCAGGCAGCGAAGCTCCTGTACGAGCGCTACGGTGGAGGACCGAGACTGGACA gctcGTCTCTGTGTAGAGAGTGTGTTGGCCAGCGATGCAGAGTGCTGCGACTTAAGAACCAGCTTAACGAGGACTACAAGGAGGTCTCCAATCTGGTCAAACGTACAC TCAGCGGTGAGGGATACTGGGTCGGTAAAGCTTCTCTGCGCAGTTGGAGGCAGTTGGCTTTAGAGCAGCTGGAGGAGGACGAACACAAAACCAAACACAGCAACGGAGAGACCAATGGACAGGGACCACACTCCAACAGCAGCAAAG AATTCAGCTCAGAGCTCTCAGAGGGCaatgaggaggagatgaagacatTTAATGAAGACATCGTTTGTAGTCACG GAGGTCTGAGCATCATGGATACTGAACGGAAGCTGGTCTCCACTGAGGTCTGGACCAAACTGAGGGCCTATTTTGCCAAAGCTCCTGAGTTCACGCAGAGCCAAGAGCCCTGTCAGCAGTGTCTG ACTTTAGAGCAGGAGGAGAAGGACAATGAGGCCGTCAGTAAGATGATGGCCTTAGACCAGAAGAACCAGCTGCTCAACCTGTTCCATGAAAAGAACCGGCCAACGCTCACCAAGTGGCCTCAg GGTACAGATGTACTTTACGTAGTCCCTTTGTTTTTTGTGGATGAATGGAGGAAATTCATCAG gaGACCAACTAAATCCTCTCCAGTGTCCAACGTGGGAAACAGTCTGCTGCTCTGTCCACACGGAGGTTTCATGTTCACGTACGACTCCCTGGTTAATGGAGATGCACAACA TATAGCTCTGCTCTGGCCCAGTGAGTGGGAGGTCATCAGTCGACTCTTCATCGTGGACCACTCGATTTCCATCCACTTGTCCCAACAAACCACGCCCACCGGACCCACAACCCAGTACACAACACAGCCAG ACCTTTGTTGGGAGTGCAGAGAAGGCTTTCTTTTCCAACAGCAGAGAGACCTCAGAGAGTACACCCAGGCCACCATCTACATCCGCAAAGTCATAGAAGACAAGAGG ATGATCAAGGAGGCAGCTCCAGAGCTGAACGCCAGCAGCTCGGAGGCAGAGGAGGACAAGGAAGAACAGCCCAAAGTGGATGGAGAAAAAGACCCTGACTTTGGCCAA TCGCAGGATGGAGCAAAGCGGCAGAAGCTGAGTGACAGCAGCCCCGCGGTGGCCCCTGTCATATCAAACAGCAGTTTGACCAAACAGGGAGGAATCAGAAGAAGCACCCGACACCGGAAACTCCGAGGAGAGAAGGCACTTATTGTCTCAGCCAATCAGACACTCAAAGAGCTGAAAATACAG ATCATGCACGCCTTCTCTGTGGCGCCGTTTGACCAGAATCTCTCCATTGATGGGAAGAGTCTAACGGACGACACGGCCACTCTGGGCAGCCTGGGCGTCATCCCCGAGAGCATCATCTGTCTAAAG GCCGATGAGCCAATAGCAGACTACGCCGCGATGGATGACGTCTATCAAG TGAGGATGCCTGAGGAGGGATTCAAAG GCACTGGGCTCCTCGGACACTGA
- the usp48 gene encoding ubiquitin carboxyl-terminal hydrolase 48 isoform X2, with amino-acid sequence MAPRLQLEKAAWRWVETVKPEEISWEHIELAYRINLPACKRGACRRNCKGNPNCLVGIGEQAWLGEIDENAFHNIDDPNSERRDKNTFVGLTNLGATCYVNTFLQVWFHNLELRRSLYQCHNSRAQEHNSESDYEPQSICEHLQYLFALLQNSNRKYIDPSGLVKALGLDTGQQQDAQEFSKLFLSLLEDTLSKQKNPNLQNVIQRQFCGQFSYVTVCNQCGRSSALPSRFYELELNIQGHKNLTECVTEFLKEEKLDGDNRYFCESCQSKQNATRRIRLHSLPPTLNLQLMRFVFDRQTGHKKKLNTFISFPEQLDMGPFLEGKSDQRCVYELSAVLIHRGISAYSGHYIAHVKDARTSDWYKFNDEEIEKMEGKKLQLGIEEDIAETVKSQTRKPKCGKGYHCSRNAYMLVYKVQEEESSDPSRASVEVPAFLQRLVDQDNHKFEEWCCEMADMRKQSVDKGKAKHEEVKELYELLPAKDGEPYEFISLDWLKKWLDDATATKEIDNSLFLCSHGKLHPDNVGESKRVSLQAAKLLYERYGGGPRLDSSSLCRECVGQRCRVLRLKNQLNEDYKEVSNLVKRTPSGEGYWVGKASLRSWRQLALEQLEEDEHKTKHSNGETNGQGPHSNSSKEFSSELSEGNEEEMKTFNEDIVCSHGGLSIMDTERKLVSTEVWTKLRAYFAKAPEFTQSQEPCQQCLTLEQEEKDNEAVSKMMALDQKNQLLNLFHEKNRPTLTKWPQGTDVLYVVPLFFVDEWRKFIRRPTKSSPVSNVGNSLLLCPHGGFMFTYDSLVNGDAQHIALLWPSEWEVISRLFIVDHSISIHLSQQTTPTGPTTQYTTQPDLCWECREGFLFQQQRDLREYTQATIYIRKVIEDKRMIKEAAPELNASSSEAEEDKEEQPKVDGEKDPDFGQSQDGAKRQKLSDSSPAVAPVISNSSLTKQGGIRRSTRHRKLRGEKALIVSANQTLKELKIQIMHAFSVAPFDQNLSIDGKSLTDDTATLGSLGVIPESIICLKADEPIADYAAMDDVYQVRMPEEGFKGTGLLGH; translated from the exons ATGGCACCCCGTTTGCAGCTAGAGAAAGCAGCCTGGCGTTGGGTGGAAACTGTGAAACCAGAAGAAATTAGCTGGGAGCATATCGAACTAGCATATCGTATTAACCTCCCGGCCTGCAAGAGAGGAGCCTGCAG GAGAAATTGCAAAGGAAACCCAAACTGTCTTGTGGGTATTGGTGAACAGGCATGGCTCGGGGAGATTGATGAAAATGCGTTCCACAATATTGACGACCCAAACTCGGAGCGTCGGGACAAG AACACGTTTGTTGGCCTGACCAATTTGGGGGCAACATGTTATGTGAATACGTTTCTGCAAGTATGGTTCCACAACCTGGAGCTGCGAAGGAGTCTCTATCAATGCCACAACTCCAGAGCACAGGAACACAATTCAGAGTCTG ATTATGAGCCTCAGTCCATCTGTGAGCATCTGCAATATCTGTTTGCACTTCTGCAGAACAGCAACAGGAAGTACATCGACCCATCAGGGCTGGTGAAGGCTCTGGGTCTGGACACGGGACAGCAGCAG GATGCTCAGGAGTTTTCCAAACTCTTCCTGTCTCTACTGGAGGACACGCTGTCCAAACAGAAGAACCCGAACCTGCAGAATGTTATCCAGCGGCAGTTCTGTGGACAGTTCTCCTATGTTACTGT CTGTAACCAGTGTGGACGATCGTCTGCACTGCCGTCCCGATTCTATGAGCTCGAGCTGAATATCCAGGGCCACAAAAACCTGACTGAGTGTGTCACAGAGTTCCTGAAG GAGGAGAAGCTGGACGGAGATAACCGATATTTCTGTGAGAGCTGTCAGAGTAAACAGAATGCAACTAGAAGGATTCGATTGCACAGCCTCCCTCCGACGCTCAACCTGCAGCTCATGCGCTTCGTTTTTGACAG ACAAACAGGCCACAAGAAGAAGCTGAACACGTTCATCAGTTTCCCAGAGCAGTTGGACATGGGGCCTTTTTTAGAAGGAAAATCAG ACCAGAGGTGTGTGTACGAGCTGAGTGCGGTGCTGATCCACCGAGGCATTAGTGCCTACTCGGGTCACTACATTGCCCATGTAAAGGATGCCCGAACCAGCGACTGGTATAAGTTCAACGATGAGGAAATCGAGAAGATGGAGGGAAAGAAACTGCAGCTTGGCATCGAGGAGGACATTG CGGAGACAGTGAAGTCCCAGACCAGAAAGCCAAAGTGTGGTAAAGGCTACCACTGCTCCAGGAACGCCTACATGTTGGTATACAAGGTCCAAGAGGAGGAGAGCTCAGATCCCTCCAGGGCCAGTGTCGAGGTTCCAG CCTTCCTTCAGAGGCTGGTGGACCAAGACAACCACAAGTTTGAGGAGTGGTGCTGTGAGATGGCCGACATGAGAAAGCAAAGCGTTGATAAGGGCAAAGCCAAGCATGAGGAGGTGAAGGAGCTCTACGAACTTTTACCTGCAAAAGACG GCGAACCATATGAGTTCATCTCTCTGGACTGGCTAAAGAAGTGGCTGGACGACGCCACTGCTACGAAGGAAATTGACAACTCCCTGTTTCTCTGTTCACATGGGAAACTCCATCCTGACAATGTGGGAGAGTCCAAGAGAGTTTCTCTGCAGGCAGCGAAGCTCCTGTACGAGCGCTACGGTGGAGGACCGAGACTGGACA gctcGTCTCTGTGTAGAGAGTGTGTTGGCCAGCGATGCAGAGTGCTGCGACTTAAGAACCAGCTTAACGAGGACTACAAGGAGGTCTCCAATCTGGTCAAACGTACACCTAG CGGTGAGGGATACTGGGTCGGTAAAGCTTCTCTGCGCAGTTGGAGGCAGTTGGCTTTAGAGCAGCTGGAGGAGGACGAACACAAAACCAAACACAGCAACGGAGAGACCAATGGACAGGGACCACACTCCAACAGCAGCAAAG AATTCAGCTCAGAGCTCTCAGAGGGCaatgaggaggagatgaagacatTTAATGAAGACATCGTTTGTAGTCACG GAGGTCTGAGCATCATGGATACTGAACGGAAGCTGGTCTCCACTGAGGTCTGGACCAAACTGAGGGCCTATTTTGCCAAAGCTCCTGAGTTCACGCAGAGCCAAGAGCCCTGTCAGCAGTGTCTG ACTTTAGAGCAGGAGGAGAAGGACAATGAGGCCGTCAGTAAGATGATGGCCTTAGACCAGAAGAACCAGCTGCTCAACCTGTTCCATGAAAAGAACCGGCCAACGCTCACCAAGTGGCCTCAg GGTACAGATGTACTTTACGTAGTCCCTTTGTTTTTTGTGGATGAATGGAGGAAATTCATCAG gaGACCAACTAAATCCTCTCCAGTGTCCAACGTGGGAAACAGTCTGCTGCTCTGTCCACACGGAGGTTTCATGTTCACGTACGACTCCCTGGTTAATGGAGATGCACAACA TATAGCTCTGCTCTGGCCCAGTGAGTGGGAGGTCATCAGTCGACTCTTCATCGTGGACCACTCGATTTCCATCCACTTGTCCCAACAAACCACGCCCACCGGACCCACAACCCAGTACACAACACAGCCAG ACCTTTGTTGGGAGTGCAGAGAAGGCTTTCTTTTCCAACAGCAGAGAGACCTCAGAGAGTACACCCAGGCCACCATCTACATCCGCAAAGTCATAGAAGACAAGAGG ATGATCAAGGAGGCAGCTCCAGAGCTGAACGCCAGCAGCTCGGAGGCAGAGGAGGACAAGGAAGAACAGCCCAAAGTGGATGGAGAAAAAGACCCTGACTTTGGCCAA TCGCAGGATGGAGCAAAGCGGCAGAAGCTGAGTGACAGCAGCCCCGCGGTGGCCCCTGTCATATCAAACAGCAGTTTGACCAAACAGGGAGGAATCAGAAGAAGCACCCGACACCGGAAACTCCGAGGAGAGAAGGCACTTATTGTCTCAGCCAATCAGACACTCAAAGAGCTGAAAATACAG ATCATGCACGCCTTCTCTGTGGCGCCGTTTGACCAGAATCTCTCCATTGATGGGAAGAGTCTAACGGACGACACGGCCACTCTGGGCAGCCTGGGCGTCATCCCCGAGAGCATCATCTGTCTAAAG GCCGATGAGCCAATAGCAGACTACGCCGCGATGGATGACGTCTATCAAG TGAGGATGCCTGAGGAGGGATTCAAAG GCACTGGGCTCCTCGGACACTGA
- the ppp1r15b gene encoding protein phosphatase 1 regulatory subunit 15B isoform X2 translates to MFRNITGEGQLSGGQSTASPRGNGITSPGLDSQESSWIGLLSVVSRPALSFLQKYLPGRARNPAAQSDNAVGWIRGDVKKTFIEEENEFLRQLDDMMPAPHLTYLQCQHEGAAGSSGLPWLTAESLREMGIQDPEEVNLNLGYISSARTVLSHVLLSSVSSQEMKGVKAGSKGRPWWGSLWGGEEENPQGKPLSDLSWTVTGLLCPQRPGSETKASAVFVQNEEREWTVGENAGPAHHKEEPANNGGLHTVQNSGKSAADHQLSITHHLSSSEGAAAACPVVTLLSPDQDNGYSSLEEEQFQICQLHMMKAPAPINKQLQVEAAVGSPESSSTGGTDMEEETPEEEEEEEVDEEEIQKDDDEAQELSSAAAIVTPKCQNKTIAFIMGCPCSDDDSSQSEFSEDDGDDDDDGFDSEGSSDLSNSSDEDDEDDEDSEIDSEAERLWNSLCHSQDPYNPRNFTARMHTGPPTLPRTIPIPSAAAAATTPPSSASSSPASPPALPAPSPQSGSDSWDDSASASEADEGESLRLWSSFSSSLDPYSPLNFQASLRTQSPRTRAKKAPQAPIQNLASPPKYRKEEAEERLDSGFSEPSTSTSSRSTKKVHFCDDVEEFFASCSEEEEDRKGPWEELARDRCRFLRRCQEVEQSIAFCLQPQHRSKVYRRLQQCPDQHA, encoded by the exons ATGTTCAGAAATATAACTGGTGAGGGACAATTATCCGGCGGGCAGAGCACTGCTTCCCCGCGCGGTAACGGGATCACCTCTCCCGGGCTTGATAGTCAGGAAAGCTCGTGGATCGGCCTGCTCTCCGTAGTGTCGAGGCCCGCGCTGTCATTTCTGCAGAAATATCTACCGGGTCGAGCTCGAAACCCGGCAGCACAGTCTGATAACGCAGTCGGGTGGATCCGCGGAGATGTGAAGAAAACTTTTATTGAAGAGGAAAATGAATTTTTAAGGCAGCTCGACGACATGATGCCCGCTCCTCACCTCACTTACCTGCAGTGTCAGCACGAAGGAGCCGCAGGTAGCAGCGGTTTGCCCTGGCTGACCGCAGAGTCTTTGCGGGAAATGGGGATTCAAGACCCCGAGGAAGTGAACTTAAATCTCGGATATATCTCATCTGCCAGGACTGTCCTCAGCCACGTCCTGTTGAGCTCAGTTTCATCTCAGGAAATGAAGGGAGTGAAAGCTGGAAGTAAAGGTAGGCCCTGGTGGGGCAGCTTATGGGGGGGTGAGGAGGAGAACCCACAGGGTAAACCACTGTCAGATCTGTCCTGGACTGTGACAGGTCTGCTTTGTCCACAACGACCCGGATCCGAGACAAAAGCCTCGGCTGTGTTTGTCCAGAATGAGGAGAGGGAGTGGACGGTGGGAGAAAACGCTGGACCGGCTCACCACAAAGAGGAGCCAGCCAACAATGGAGGCCTTCACACAGTCCAGAACTCTGGGAAGTCCGCAGCAGACCACCAGCTAAGCATCACACACCACCTCAGCAGCTCTGAAGGTGCTGCTGCCGCTTGCCCTGTGGTGACACTTCTAAGCCCGGACCAGGACAATGGATATTCCAGTCTGGAGGAGGAGCAGTTCCAGATCTGCCAGCTGCACATGATGAAAGCCCCAGCTCCGATCAACaagcagctgcaggtggaggctgCGGTGGGATCACCTGAGAGCAGCTCCACCGGTGGAACAGATATGGAGGAG GAGActcctgaggaggaggaagaagaggaggtagatgaAGAAGAGATACAGAAAGATGACGATGAAGCTCAGGAGTTGTCGTCTGCAGCGGCAATTGTCACTCCGAAGTGCCAGAACAAAACCATTGCCTTCATCATGGGCTGCCCCTGCAGCGATGACGACAGCAGCCAATCGGAATTCAGTGAAGATGATggtgacgacgatgatgatggcTTTGACAGCGAGGGCTCGTCAGATCTGTCTAACTCctctgatgaagatgatgaagatgatgaagactcAGAGATTGACTCGGAGGCAGAGCGTCTGTGGAACTCTCTGTGCCATAGTCAGGACCCCTACAACCCCCGTAACTTCACGGCCCGGATGCACACAGGCCCCCCAACCCTGCCGAGGACCATTCCCAtcccctctgctgctgctgccgccacCACACCCCCATCCTCTGCCTCGTCCAGCCCCGCCTCCCCCCCAGCCCTCCCAGCCCCATCTCCACAATCGGGATCAGACTCGTGGGATGACTCGGCGTCAGCCAGCGAAGCAGATGAAGGCGAAAGCCTCCGACTCTGGAGCTCCTTCAGCTCCTCCTTGGACCCCTATAGCCCCTTGAATTTCCAAGCCTCTCTTAGGACTCAGTCGCCCAGAACCAGAGCTAAAAAGGCCCCTCAGGCCCCCATTCAGAACCTGGCATCACCTCCCAAGTACAGGAAGGAGGAGGCTGAGGAGAGACTAGACAGCGGCTTCTCTGAGCCCTCCACGTCCACGAGCAGCAGATCCACCAAAAAG GTCCATTTCTGTGACGACGTGGAGGAGTTCTTCGCCAGCtgcagtgaggaggaggaggaccgcAAGGGTCCATGGGAGGAGCTGGCCCGGGATCGCTGTCGCTTCCTGAGACGCTGCCAGGAGGTGGAGCAGAGCATCGCCTTCTGTCTGCAGCCTCAGCATCGCAGCAAAGTGTACCGACGCCTGCAGCAGTGCCCGGACCAGCACGCCTGA
- the ppp1r15b gene encoding protein phosphatase 1 regulatory subunit 15B isoform X1 has protein sequence MFRNITGEGQLSGGQSTASPRGNGITSPGLDSQESSWIGLLSVVSRPALSFLQKYLPGRARNPAAQSDNAVGWIRGDVKKTFIEEENEFLRQLDDMMPAPHLTYLQCQHEGAAGSSGLPWLTAESLREMGIQDPEEVNLNLGYISSARTVLSHVLLSSVSSQEMKGVKAGSKGRPWWGSLWGGEEENPQGKPLSDLSWTVTGLLCPQRPGSETKASAVFVQNEEREWTVGENAGPAHHKEEPANNGGLHTVQNSGKSAADHQLSITHHLSSSEGAAAACPVVTLLSPDQDNGYSSLEEEQFQICQLHMMKAPAPINKQLQVEAAVGSPESSSTGGTDMEEEETPEEEEEEEVDEEEIQKDDDEAQELSSAAAIVTPKCQNKTIAFIMGCPCSDDDSSQSEFSEDDGDDDDDGFDSEGSSDLSNSSDEDDEDDEDSEIDSEAERLWNSLCHSQDPYNPRNFTARMHTGPPTLPRTIPIPSAAAAATTPPSSASSSPASPPALPAPSPQSGSDSWDDSASASEADEGESLRLWSSFSSSLDPYSPLNFQASLRTQSPRTRAKKAPQAPIQNLASPPKYRKEEAEERLDSGFSEPSTSTSSRSTKKVHFCDDVEEFFASCSEEEEDRKGPWEELARDRCRFLRRCQEVEQSIAFCLQPQHRSKVYRRLQQCPDQHA, from the exons ATGTTCAGAAATATAACTGGTGAGGGACAATTATCCGGCGGGCAGAGCACTGCTTCCCCGCGCGGTAACGGGATCACCTCTCCCGGGCTTGATAGTCAGGAAAGCTCGTGGATCGGCCTGCTCTCCGTAGTGTCGAGGCCCGCGCTGTCATTTCTGCAGAAATATCTACCGGGTCGAGCTCGAAACCCGGCAGCACAGTCTGATAACGCAGTCGGGTGGATCCGCGGAGATGTGAAGAAAACTTTTATTGAAGAGGAAAATGAATTTTTAAGGCAGCTCGACGACATGATGCCCGCTCCTCACCTCACTTACCTGCAGTGTCAGCACGAAGGAGCCGCAGGTAGCAGCGGTTTGCCCTGGCTGACCGCAGAGTCTTTGCGGGAAATGGGGATTCAAGACCCCGAGGAAGTGAACTTAAATCTCGGATATATCTCATCTGCCAGGACTGTCCTCAGCCACGTCCTGTTGAGCTCAGTTTCATCTCAGGAAATGAAGGGAGTGAAAGCTGGAAGTAAAGGTAGGCCCTGGTGGGGCAGCTTATGGGGGGGTGAGGAGGAGAACCCACAGGGTAAACCACTGTCAGATCTGTCCTGGACTGTGACAGGTCTGCTTTGTCCACAACGACCCGGATCCGAGACAAAAGCCTCGGCTGTGTTTGTCCAGAATGAGGAGAGGGAGTGGACGGTGGGAGAAAACGCTGGACCGGCTCACCACAAAGAGGAGCCAGCCAACAATGGAGGCCTTCACACAGTCCAGAACTCTGGGAAGTCCGCAGCAGACCACCAGCTAAGCATCACACACCACCTCAGCAGCTCTGAAGGTGCTGCTGCCGCTTGCCCTGTGGTGACACTTCTAAGCCCGGACCAGGACAATGGATATTCCAGTCTGGAGGAGGAGCAGTTCCAGATCTGCCAGCTGCACATGATGAAAGCCCCAGCTCCGATCAACaagcagctgcaggtggaggctgCGGTGGGATCACCTGAGAGCAGCTCCACCGGTGGAACAGATATGGAGGAG GAGGAGActcctgaggaggaggaagaagaggaggtagatgaAGAAGAGATACAGAAAGATGACGATGAAGCTCAGGAGTTGTCGTCTGCAGCGGCAATTGTCACTCCGAAGTGCCAGAACAAAACCATTGCCTTCATCATGGGCTGCCCCTGCAGCGATGACGACAGCAGCCAATCGGAATTCAGTGAAGATGATggtgacgacgatgatgatggcTTTGACAGCGAGGGCTCGTCAGATCTGTCTAACTCctctgatgaagatgatgaagatgatgaagactcAGAGATTGACTCGGAGGCAGAGCGTCTGTGGAACTCTCTGTGCCATAGTCAGGACCCCTACAACCCCCGTAACTTCACGGCCCGGATGCACACAGGCCCCCCAACCCTGCCGAGGACCATTCCCAtcccctctgctgctgctgccgccacCACACCCCCATCCTCTGCCTCGTCCAGCCCCGCCTCCCCCCCAGCCCTCCCAGCCCCATCTCCACAATCGGGATCAGACTCGTGGGATGACTCGGCGTCAGCCAGCGAAGCAGATGAAGGCGAAAGCCTCCGACTCTGGAGCTCCTTCAGCTCCTCCTTGGACCCCTATAGCCCCTTGAATTTCCAAGCCTCTCTTAGGACTCAGTCGCCCAGAACCAGAGCTAAAAAGGCCCCTCAGGCCCCCATTCAGAACCTGGCATCACCTCCCAAGTACAGGAAGGAGGAGGCTGAGGAGAGACTAGACAGCGGCTTCTCTGAGCCCTCCACGTCCACGAGCAGCAGATCCACCAAAAAG GTCCATTTCTGTGACGACGTGGAGGAGTTCTTCGCCAGCtgcagtgaggaggaggaggaccgcAAGGGTCCATGGGAGGAGCTGGCCCGGGATCGCTGTCGCTTCCTGAGACGCTGCCAGGAGGTGGAGCAGAGCATCGCCTTCTGTCTGCAGCCTCAGCATCGCAGCAAAGTGTACCGACGCCTGCAGCAGTGCCCGGACCAGCACGCCTGA